The nucleotide window CGTCGCACTTTGCTCGGACAAGATAGATGCGGCCGCAAATGCGAGTAATAAGTTTTAAAAATGAGGCTGGTAAAGCGCAACGAGAAAACTACGCAGGGGTGAAATAGATAATTAGTATTAAGGATTTATTCTTTGTGGGATATTTTTTGCCATCCCAAATGTAATGGAGAGGCTTTTTTGTTATTCTGAGCGCAGCCGTGAATCTTAAAGAGGTAGTGGTCTATACTATGCATTTTCTCATTCTGAATGAAATAAAGGAGCCTTTTTCTGTCATCCTGAGTGGGGCGAACCATCATTAAGGGGTGACAGCTTGCACTATGTATATATGCTGACCAATAAGCACAACAAGTTTAATACCCATTAGAATTTGCATTGTGCGAGGAGAGAATAATGATGAGAAAACCGTGCCCTTGGATATACTCTGTACGCTTACTTAAAAAACATGGGAGAAATCACAGGGATTGACGAGAAGTTAAAGATGCTCGCATTTGAAGGTGTAGTCCCCTTCGAAGAAAGCATAGCGGATGGCTCATATCCTCTTGCCGATGCCTATTATGCCGTTGTACGAAGGGACTTACCCGTAGGCCACAGCGCTAGACGTGTCATTGGTTGGCTAAAATCCGATGATGGTAAGGAGAGTACAAAAGGCTTGGGGCTTATTCCCAAACAATAAAGCGAAACTAGAGCATTATGAAAAAGTCTGCCATGCTAAAGCCTAAGGGTTATGCTGGCAGGACTTTAAAGATCATTCAGATGCTAGCTATAATATCCGTGGCCATTTGCGCCATCGTATTTTTGGTGGGCGGCCCAACGGCTGGACGCACCCCTACGATGCTTAACTCCAAGCCATATTTCATTTGTCCGGCGTTATTGCCGCCGGTTGTTATTGGATCGGTTCTCGCTGAGCCTTGGTTCCCGACCGCTTCCATCGCTATGGCTGTGGAAGCGGCCTTGCAAACTCATGCTATCGCCGAGGGGGATAATCATGCGCAGAAAAGACCTTATCCTGGCACTGTTGGTGGTAACTGTGTGGGGCGCTAATTTTACCGTGATCAAATTAGGGCTGGCTGGCGTGCCGTCTATGTTATTAGTGGCCCTACGCTACACCTTTACAGCTCTGCCAGCAATAGCCTTTATCAAGCGACCCAACGTAGAATGGTATTATTGTCTCGCTTATGGGTTAACTGTTGGCGTGGGGCAGTTTGCCTGTTTGTTTTACGCCATGGAAATTGGAATGCCGGCGGGCATTGCCTCGGTGGTTATGCAGTCTCAGGCCTTCTTTACCCTTCTTTTGGGGGTGGTGTTCCTTCGGGAAGTCATGAGACCGGAACAAGTAGTGGGCCTGGTAGTGGCCTCTGTAGGGCTTTATTTAGTAGGGAGCAACTCAGGGGTAGATGCGCTGACATCTATTCCGCCCGCAGCTTTACTTTTGACTGCCTCTGGCGCGGCTTTCTGGGGGCTGTCCAACATAATTGTCAGGCTGGCCGCGGATCGAGCCGCGTCCCGGGGAGAGCAATTAAATGGCTTAAGCCTGCTGGTATG belongs to Bacillota bacterium and includes:
- a CDS encoding EamA family transporter, producing MRRKDLILALLVVTVWGANFTVIKLGLAGVPSMLLVALRYTFTALPAIAFIKRPNVEWYYCLAYGLTVGVGQFACLFYAMEIGMPAGIASVVMQSQAFFTLLLGVVFLREVMRPEQVVGLVVASVGLYLVGSNSGVDALTSIPPAALLLTASGAAFWGLSNIIVRLAADRAASRGEQLNGLSLLVWSSLVPPLPLLALALMLNTPETLWRALSSLNAQSIFAVVYLVVGATLFGFGAWSNLLSKYPASKVAPLSLLVPVTGLITAQIVLAEQLTKVQWLGGLVILFGLAIANFGQALAQRFQRAGKRLTPGG